A genomic stretch from Edaphobacter aggregans includes:
- a CDS encoding polysaccharide deacetylase family protein — protein sequence MLVTFDDAYASVAEWAAPLCRQFAVPAVFFVNAAFLDNQRLAPDNLVCYVANVLGMETIKAAVRAVPGRETFQLHSLTDVFGSFFPVISLREREAFLEALRQLAGINESRLANEACLYMTSKQLCNLGSFDFEIGNHTYTHTHFRSLSQQDFVSEVDRNKAELEALLGTKIRSFSQPYGSAEDLTCELAKHLERSGHQAIFLSESVANPRRLDLSHLNRISTCAPSDDALFFEIEVLPRLRAIRNRIFKTPLPFAAA from the coding sequence ATGCTTGTTACATTCGACGATGCCTATGCATCGGTTGCCGAGTGGGCCGCGCCTCTCTGCCGACAATTTGCCGTGCCAGCAGTTTTTTTTGTAAACGCTGCGTTTCTTGATAATCAACGCCTTGCACCGGACAATCTTGTCTGCTATGTCGCTAATGTGCTGGGAATGGAGACAATCAAAGCGGCGGTCCGCGCCGTCCCAGGCCGCGAAACCTTCCAACTGCACTCTCTTACCGATGTTTTCGGAAGTTTTTTTCCGGTCATCTCGCTAAGAGAAAGGGAGGCCTTTCTTGAAGCGTTGCGTCAATTGGCTGGTATCAACGAAAGTCGCCTTGCAAATGAAGCTTGCCTGTACATGACCAGCAAACAATTATGTAACCTAGGATCTTTCGACTTCGAAATCGGAAACCACACGTATACACACACACACTTCAGGTCTCTCTCGCAGCAGGATTTCGTTTCAGAAGTTGACAGGAATAAGGCGGAATTGGAGGCCTTGCTAGGAACAAAGATACGTTCATTTAGCCAGCCCTACGGTTCTGCTGAGGATCTCACTTGTGAGTTAGCGAAGCATCTCGAACGCTCAGGGCACCAAGCCATATTTTTGAGCGAGAGCGTTGCCAATCCTCGAAGGCTTGACCTGTCCCATCTCAACAGGATCAGTACCTGTGCCCCAAGTGATGACGCGCTGTTCTTCGAAATCGAAGTTTTGCCACGCCTTCGGGCGATACGAAATCGGATTTTCAAAACCCCGCTTCCATTTGCGGCGGCGTAA
- a CDS encoding lipid II:glycine glycyltransferase FemX yields MSNSVWQVEVDRATPVEWSRMLDLFDDANIYQTAAYGSVRWGERSLSRLVLKRDNEVMGMAQLRIIRPTPLKFGMAYLRWGPLWERRCRTLDPEVPIRLAAAIEEEYSKTRKLFVSILPNAFTGSPRAEVFQSAFSKFVRDANGPGDIYRTFLMDISPPLEELRSKLDAKWRNKLKGSEKNNLTVISGNGREEYRTFSEIYSQMRRRKAFQTTVDVDEFGRIQEALPESQRLRVLICQNEGVPVAGLVASAMGESAIYLLGATSDAGLNSKGAYLLQWTLISWLKKHGIKSYDLGGIDPEGNPGVHYFKRGLSGVDICQISPFFVSESVVSSGVAMIGLGIQRTLHFSLGALNRGHFIKQPAARS; encoded by the coding sequence ATGTCTAATTCTGTTTGGCAAGTTGAAGTGGACCGCGCAACGCCCGTCGAATGGTCACGGATGCTTGATCTTTTCGACGACGCGAACATCTATCAGACAGCAGCATATGGTAGCGTCCGTTGGGGTGAGAGAAGTTTGAGTCGTCTCGTATTAAAGAGAGACAACGAAGTCATGGGGATGGCCCAACTCAGAATCATTCGTCCCACTCCGCTCAAATTTGGGATGGCTTATCTGCGTTGGGGGCCCCTCTGGGAACGGCGTTGCCGGACTCTCGATCCCGAGGTTCCTATTCGTCTGGCCGCTGCTATTGAGGAAGAATACTCTAAAACGAGGAAACTCTTCGTGAGCATTCTTCCTAACGCTTTTACCGGATCGCCGCGGGCCGAAGTATTTCAGTCTGCTTTTTCGAAATTTGTTCGGGATGCCAACGGACCTGGTGATATATACCGAACTTTCCTTATGGATATTAGTCCGCCACTTGAAGAGTTGCGGAGCAAACTCGATGCGAAATGGCGAAACAAGCTTAAGGGATCCGAAAAAAATAATTTGACAGTGATCTCTGGAAATGGGAGGGAAGAGTATCGCACCTTCAGCGAGATCTACTCCCAGATGCGCCGGCGCAAGGCGTTTCAAACGACAGTAGATGTTGATGAATTCGGGCGGATACAGGAGGCTCTCCCGGAATCACAACGCTTGCGCGTTCTGATCTGTCAAAATGAGGGTGTTCCCGTGGCTGGCCTCGTTGCCTCGGCGATGGGCGAATCCGCTATTTACCTGCTTGGCGCCACCAGTGACGCCGGATTGAATTCCAAGGGCGCCTATCTCTTACAGTGGACCTTGATTTCTTGGCTCAAGAAACACGGTATTAAATCGTATGACCTCGGAGGTATTGATCCCGAAGGGAATCCGGGCGTCCATTATTTCAAGAGAGGGCTTTCGGGCGTGGACATTTGTCAGATTAGCCCATTCTTTGTGTCAGAGAGCGTCGTCTCTTCCGGGGTCGCCATGATAGGTCTGGGAATCCAACGCACGCTTCACTTCTCCTTAGGAGCTCTAAACCGTGGCCACTTCATCAAACAGCCTGCGGCCAGAAGTTAG
- a CDS encoding glycosyltransferase family 2 protein, producing MATSSNSLRPEVRQMSPSTTSIEISVVIVGWNAKHYLELCLESLAEAPPRRSMEVLVIDNASTDDSVEMIEAKFPWAKLIKSEENLGFAKGNNVAIRQCKGRYIALVNPDVIVFPGCLDTLADFLDQNPKVGNVGPRVFNPDMTQQSTCRRFPTLWNNFCSVTRLERIFKASYFFAGEHMFYFPHDRMLAVDVIVGCFSMIRREAFDDVGLLDEGLFMYGDDVDWCRRARNAGWQVIFCPEARAIHDQGKTTAPFPVRFAVAQQRSVLHYWKKHHTFLGVLGIRSLMFFRHLPRYVVAGLTSLAFPRKNSESEVRKRVSAACLKQLVYGSVRNSD from the coding sequence GTGGCCACTTCATCAAACAGCCTGCGGCCAGAAGTTAGGCAAATGTCGCCTTCAACCACATCCATAGAAATATCCGTCGTCATCGTTGGCTGGAATGCCAAGCATTATCTGGAGTTATGTCTCGAAAGCCTAGCCGAAGCTCCTCCGCGGCGTAGCATGGAAGTTCTAGTTATCGATAATGCATCTACGGACGACTCGGTCGAGATGATCGAAGCCAAATTTCCCTGGGCGAAATTGATTAAGAGTGAGGAAAACTTAGGTTTCGCTAAGGGAAATAATGTGGCCATCCGGCAGTGCAAAGGACGTTATATCGCGCTCGTGAATCCGGATGTGATCGTATTTCCAGGTTGCCTAGACACGCTTGCGGACTTTCTCGATCAGAATCCAAAAGTGGGAAATGTGGGGCCGCGCGTTTTCAATCCGGATATGACTCAGCAAAGCACCTGCCGGCGGTTTCCCACGCTGTGGAACAATTTTTGTTCCGTAACCCGCTTAGAAAGGATATTCAAAGCTTCCTATTTTTTCGCGGGGGAGCACATGTTCTACTTTCCGCATGACCGCATGCTGGCGGTAGATGTCATCGTGGGTTGTTTCTCGATGATTCGTCGAGAAGCTTTTGATGACGTGGGACTACTCGATGAAGGCTTGTTCATGTACGGGGATGATGTCGATTGGTGCCGTCGTGCTAGAAATGCCGGATGGCAGGTAATTTTCTGTCCAGAAGCACGTGCCATCCATGACCAGGGCAAAACCACAGCCCCATTTCCTGTTCGCTTTGCAGTCGCGCAACAGCGCTCGGTTTTGCACTATTGGAAAAAACACCACACGTTTCTGGGTGTGTTAGGAATCCGGAGTCTCATGTTTTTCCGTCATTTGCCTCGCTACGTGGTCGCGGGTCTTACAAGTCTTGCGTTTCCCCGGAAAAATTCAGAAAGCGAAGTACGAAAACGGGTGAGCGCTGCTTGCCTGAAACAACTCGTCTATGGCAGTGTGCGGAACTCAGATTGA